In Topomyia yanbarensis strain Yona2022 chromosome 2, ASM3024719v1, whole genome shotgun sequence, one DNA window encodes the following:
- the LOC131684989 gene encoding fibrinogen-like protein A, with translation MGLRYLATLVFAYMVWYTQSQSFQITGQGAQEDFSKLKIPQTCKETPRNSSGVFLIHPDKGFGEPFFAQCDHKHESGGWTVIQNRFDGSVNFYRPWSDYKNGFGHLDREFWLGLDRITRLTNAKTHELHVVMTRAKRTYVAKYTKFAIGSETESYHISVLGRYSGPAKGDALEYHKNRKFSTFDRDNDASKYNCAVKHTGAWWYGDCHKSNLNGNYTTTTIAGMCWFIDTCWWHMKTSRMLIRSRK, from the exons ATGGGTTTACGttatttggcaacactggttttcgcgtatatggtttGGTACACACAATCCCAATCATTCCAGATAACCGGTCAGGGTGCACAAGAAGATTTTAGTAAGCTGAAAATACCCCAAACGTGTAAGGAAACGCCGAGGAACTCTTCGGGCGTTTTCTTGATTCATCCGGACAAAGGATTTGGAGAACCGTTCTTCGCGCAATGCGACCACAAGCACGAGTCTGGAGGATGGACTGTGATCCAAAATCGGTTCGATGGCTCGGTTAATTTTTATAGACCTTGGTCCGACTACAAGAATGGGTTTGGGCATCTGGACCGAGAGTTTTGGTTGGGTTTGGATCGGATCACTAGGCTAACTAATGCAAAAACACACGAACTGCATGTTGTAATGACCCGAGCAAAAAGAACATATGTTGCTAAATACACCAAATTCGCTATAGGAAGTGAAACCGAGTCTTACCATATTTCTGTATTGGGCCGTTACAGTGGCCCAGCCAAAGGAGATGCGCTGGAATACCATAAAAATCGCAAGTTTTCCACTTTTGACCGCGATAATGATGCCAGCAAGTACAATTGCGCCGTTAAACACACGGGAGCTTGGTGGTATGGTGATTGTCATAAGAGTAATTTGAATGGAAATTACACAACAACAACGATTGCTGGAATGTGTTGGTTCATTGATACTTGCTGGTGGCACATGAAGACGTCTAGAATGTTAATTAGAAGCCG AAAATGA